A single Thermoanaerobacterium sp. RBIITD DNA region contains:
- a CDS encoding TVP38/TMEM64 family protein has translation MKKDKRKLILNGILIIAFIFLFVWILLTYGKDLTYLLKNPVKFERWIKNFGTVGILIFIAIQIIQVVIFVIPGEVVQIAGGYLYGTFFGSIYSIVGITIGSLICFIVARLLGFDFVRNLLSEEKLNKFDYIINNEKGEFVLFLLFFLPGLPKDALSYIAGLTPVKFINFFIITLIARLPGIVISAYIGANLEIKNYTIAIIISIIAILLFTIGLYNKDKVMKKLRDYNK, from the coding sequence GTGAAAAAAGACAAAAGAAAATTGATATTAAATGGGATATTGATAATTGCATTTATCTTCTTATTTGTGTGGATTTTGCTGACATATGGTAAAGACTTGACATATCTTTTAAAAAATCCAGTAAAATTTGAAAGATGGATAAAAAATTTCGGCACTGTTGGTATATTAATTTTTATTGCGATACAAATAATTCAGGTCGTGATATTTGTGATACCAGGCGAAGTAGTCCAGATTGCAGGCGGGTATCTCTACGGCACATTTTTTGGATCTATATATTCGATAGTTGGTATTACCATTGGTTCTTTAATATGTTTTATTGTTGCACGATTGCTAGGGTTTGACTTTGTAAGAAACTTATTATCAGAGGAAAAGCTAAATAAATTTGATTATATTATAAACAATGAAAAAGGCGAATTTGTATTATTTCTTTTGTTTTTTTTACCAGGACTTCCTAAGGATGCTCTATCATATATAGCCGGTTTAACACCTGTTAAATTCATTAATTTCTTTATAATAACACTTATAGCTAGATTGCCTGGGATTGTAATTTCGGCATATATCGGTGCAAACTTGGAAATTAAAAACTATACTATAGCTATAATAATCTCAATAATAGCGATATTATTATTTACTATAGGATTATATAATAAGGATAAGGTAATGAAAAAATTAAGAGATTATAATAAATGA
- the tsaB gene encoding tRNA (adenosine(37)-N6)-threonylcarbamoyltransferase complex dimerization subunit type 1 TsaB produces MKILAIDSSSKTATVAIVDEEGVIGEFSINHLRHSVILMPMIDEILKMAETKKEEITHIAVCEGPGSFTGLRIGAATAKGLAQALSVPIVGVSSLDGLAFNVSEFKGIICPVIDALRGYVYTSFYRGGNELKKLSDTILMKAKDLPDIIKNYNSDVMYIGDGVTSYKEFLNKKYDFNTFFASSVDNIARASSIGIQAIEKIKCDELNTYIDFKPYYIRKPAVLENTK; encoded by the coding sequence ATGAAGATACTTGCTATAGATTCTTCCTCAAAGACAGCCACCGTCGCTATTGTTGATGAAGAAGGTGTAATAGGTGAATTTTCAATAAATCATTTAAGGCATTCGGTAATATTAATGCCTATGATCGATGAAATACTTAAAATGGCTGAAACAAAAAAAGAAGAAATAACGCATATTGCAGTATGCGAAGGACCCGGTTCGTTTACAGGGCTTAGAATTGGAGCTGCTACAGCAAAGGGGCTTGCACAGGCATTGAGTGTACCTATTGTTGGTGTGTCTTCCCTTGACGGTCTTGCATTTAATGTTAGTGAATTTAAAGGCATAATATGCCCTGTTATTGATGCGTTAAGAGGCTATGTGTATACATCTTTTTATAGAGGTGGCAATGAACTTAAAAAGCTATCTGATACGATCCTCATGAAGGCTAAAGACTTACCTGATATAATTAAAAATTATAACTCAGATGTTATGTATATTGGTGATGGTGTTACATCATATAAAGAATTTTTAAATAAAAAATATGATTTTAATACATTTTTTGCATCATCTGTTGATAATATAGCTAGGGCATCGTCGATAGGTATTCAAGCTATAGAGAAAATCAAATGTGACGAATTAAACACATATATAGATTTTAAACCATATTATATAAGAAAACCGGCAGTTTTAGAAAACACTAAATAA
- the prpE gene encoding bis(5'-nucleosyl)-tetraphosphatase PrpE, whose protein sequence is MTAYDIIGDVHGCYDELIKLIDMLGYKLKDDVYTHPSGRKLVFLGDITDRGPDSVGVIELVYKNVKSGNALYIPGNHCNKLYRYFLNHKVKIIHGLETTVAEINELNETTRQIIIAHFTELYESAPLYLILDNRKLVVAHAGIREDYIGYYGNKVKQFVLYGDITGEKNLDGTPVRLDWAKRYKGSSFVVYGHTPVKEPRFTNKTVNIDTGCVFGGYLTALRYPEIKIVNVKSAMPYDESRFKDIDNNTMFI, encoded by the coding sequence TTGACGGCGTATGATATTATTGGCGATGTTCATGGATGTTATGATGAATTAATAAAACTGATTGATATGTTAGGGTATAAATTAAAAGATGATGTATATACGCACCCTAGTGGCAGAAAACTTGTTTTTCTTGGTGATATAACAGACAGAGGGCCGGATTCCGTCGGTGTCATAGAATTAGTTTATAAAAATGTAAAGAGTGGCAATGCTTTGTATATACCTGGAAATCATTGCAATAAACTTTATAGGTATTTTTTAAACCATAAAGTTAAGATAATACATGGACTTGAGACAACCGTTGCCGAAATTAATGAATTAAATGAGACAACAAGGCAAATAATTATAGCTCATTTTACTGAACTATACGAAAGTGCACCACTATACCTCATACTTGACAATAGAAAACTTGTCGTTGCACATGCTGGAATACGTGAAGATTATATCGGATACTATGGGAATAAGGTTAAACAGTTTGTCTTATATGGTGATATAACTGGTGAGAAAAATCTTGATGGAACACCAGTAAGGCTTGATTGGGCAAAAAGGTATAAGGGAAGTTCTTTTGTTGTTTATGGGCATACACCAGTTAAAGAGCCGCGATTTACAAATAAAACCGTAAATATTGATACAGGTTGTGTATTTGGTGGATACTTGACTGCTTTAAGATATCCTGAAATAAAAATAGTAAATGTAAAATCAGCTATGCCATACGATGAAAGTAGATTTAAAGACATTGATAATAATACAATGTTTATATAA
- the argF gene encoding ornithine carbamoyltransferase — MAFNLKGRCLLTLKDYTPQEIRYLLDIAKEVKAERRAGIVHQRFLGKTIALIFEKRSTRTRCAFETAFGEEGGYPVFLSTDDIQLGAKESIEDTARVLGRMFDAIEFRGFKQSTVEALAKYSGIPVFNGLTDEYHPTQVLADLMTVEEEFGFLKGTKLVFVGDGRNNMANTLAIGCAKMGMDYVINSPKELWPSDAYINEVKEMAKENGATFTITDVPGEGVDGAHAIYTDVWASMGEEAKQKEREALLRPFQVNEDLMRKTGRDDTIFLHCLPAIKGQEVTLDVIEGKQSRVWDEAENRKHTIKAVMLATML; from the coding sequence ATGGCATTTAATTTAAAAGGCAGATGCTTATTAACATTAAAAGACTATACGCCGCAAGAGATAAGATACCTTCTTGACATTGCGAAAGAAGTAAAAGCTGAAAGAAGAGCAGGGATTGTTCATCAGAGATTTCTTGGTAAAACAATTGCGCTGATATTTGAAAAGCGTTCAACAAGGACGAGATGTGCATTTGAGACGGCTTTTGGTGAGGAAGGTGGATATCCAGTATTTTTGTCGACAGATGATATTCAGCTTGGTGCGAAAGAATCAATAGAAGACACTGCAAGAGTCCTTGGAAGGATGTTTGATGCAATAGAATTTAGGGGTTTTAAGCAAAGCACTGTTGAAGCACTTGCAAAATATTCTGGTATACCAGTATTCAATGGACTAACTGATGAATATCATCCAACACAGGTTTTAGCAGACCTCATGACTGTCGAAGAGGAGTTTGGATTTCTTAAGGGCACTAAGTTAGTGTTTGTCGGCGATGGAAGAAATAATATGGCAAATACATTAGCGATTGGGTGTGCAAAGATGGGTATGGACTACGTCATAAATTCTCCAAAGGAGCTATGGCCATCTGATGCATACATAAATGAAGTAAAAGAAATGGCAAAGGAGAATGGAGCTACTTTTACAATAACAGATGTACCTGGTGAAGGTGTAGATGGTGCACATGCTATATATACTGATGTATGGGCATCGATGGGGGAAGAAGCCAAACAGAAGGAAAGAGAAGCATTGCTAAGGCCATTTCAGGTTAATGAAGATTTAATGAGAAAGACGGGAAGAGATGATACTATATTCCTTCATTGTTTACCGGCGATAAAGGGTCAGGAAGTGACACTTGATGTAATAGAAGGAAAACAATCGAGGGTATGGGATGAAGCTGAAAATCGAAAACATACGATAAAGGCTGTAATGCTTGCTACAATGCTATAA
- a CDS encoding ECF transporter S component, with product MEYSKTRVIVTVGLLSAIAFVLMYLEFQVPLFPSFLKFDFSDIPPLLASFALGPIYGIFVEIVKNVIHLPVSQTGGIGEIANFIVGSIFVYTVGTIYKKNKSKKVALIAMLVGTIAMAFAGSILNYYVFLPLYQKIMGWPLSAIIGMGKTANSHIVDLKTLISYGIFPFNILKGLVLSLITFLIYKKLSPMLHM from the coding sequence ATGGAGTATAGTAAAACAAGAGTAATAGTAACTGTGGGGTTATTGTCGGCAATTGCATTTGTACTTATGTACCTTGAGTTCCAGGTACCATTATTTCCCAGTTTTCTAAAATTCGATTTCAGCGATATACCACCGCTTTTAGCATCCTTTGCATTAGGACCCATATATGGTATTTTTGTAGAGATTGTTAAAAACGTAATACATTTACCTGTAAGCCAGACAGGTGGTATCGGAGAGATCGCAAATTTTATTGTAGGCTCAATATTTGTTTATACTGTAGGAACTATCTACAAGAAAAATAAATCGAAAAAAGTTGCATTAATTGCAATGCTGGTTGGAACAATTGCCATGGCTTTTGCAGGTTCAATACTCAATTATTATGTATTTTTGCCGTTATATCAAAAAATTATGGGATGGCCGCTAAGTGCCATTATCGGGATGGGAAAAACTGCCAATAGTCATATTGTTGATTTGAAGACACTCATATCATATGGCATATTTCCATTTAATATACTAAAAGGACTTGTACTATCGCTTATTACATTCCTTATATACAAAAAGCTTTCACCAATGTTGCATATGTAA
- a CDS encoding amidohydrolase — protein MYLLKGGKVLTMAGKNYDKADVLIDDGKILDVGEDIIAPLDADVIDVTGLTVMPGMIDAHCHLGMWENAMGFEGADGNEATDPITPQMRAIDGINPMDKYFEEAYEAGVTTAVTGPGSANVIGGQFAAIKTYGKRIDDMIIKAPVAVKVAFGENPKTVYNEQHKMPTTRMAVAALLRQELIKAQEYMENMEKYADDDEKRPSRDLGLEALVKVLKHEIPLKAHAHRADDIFTALRIAKEFNVDITLDHCTEGHLIADYLVKENAKVIVGPSLSERSKIELINLTFKTPGILSKAGLDVAIMTDHPVIPLNYLPICAGLAVKEGMDEMEALKAITINPAKIVGISDRVGSIEKGKDADIAVFDGSPIEIKTKTKYVFINGEIVYKA, from the coding sequence ATGTATCTTTTAAAAGGTGGAAAAGTCCTGACAATGGCAGGTAAAAATTATGATAAAGCAGATGTACTTATAGATGATGGTAAAATTCTTGATGTAGGTGAAGATATTATTGCACCACTAGATGCTGATGTGATTGATGTTACTGGTCTTACTGTTATGCCTGGTATGATTGATGCTCATTGCCATCTCGGAATGTGGGAAAATGCCATGGGATTTGAGGGCGCTGATGGAAACGAGGCAACGGATCCTATAACACCACAGATGAGGGCTATCGACGGGATAAATCCAATGGATAAATACTTTGAAGAAGCATACGAAGCTGGTGTAACGACTGCAGTTACAGGGCCTGGTAGTGCCAATGTAATAGGAGGACAATTTGCGGCGATAAAAACATATGGTAAAAGAATAGATGATATGATAATAAAGGCACCTGTAGCAGTTAAAGTTGCCTTTGGCGAAAATCCAAAGACGGTATACAATGAACAACATAAAATGCCGACTACAAGAATGGCTGTTGCAGCATTATTAAGACAAGAACTTATAAAAGCACAGGAATATATGGAAAATATGGAGAAGTATGCTGATGATGATGAGAAAAGACCTAGTAGGGATTTGGGACTTGAGGCTTTAGTAAAAGTATTAAAGCATGAAATACCTCTAAAGGCTCATGCCCATAGAGCTGATGATATATTTACGGCACTAAGGATTGCGAAGGAATTTAATGTTGATATAACACTTGACCATTGTACAGAAGGACACCTAATCGCAGATTATCTCGTAAAGGAAAATGCAAAAGTAATTGTTGGGCCATCTCTTTCTGAGAGGTCAAAGATAGAACTTATAAATCTTACATTTAAGACACCGGGAATCTTATCAAAAGCAGGCCTAGATGTGGCAATTATGACAGATCATCCGGTGATACCACTAAATTATCTACCAATATGTGCTGGACTTGCAGTAAAAGAAGGAATGGATGAGATGGAGGCTTTGAAGGCAATAACGATAAATCCCGCAAAGATTGTAGGTATATCTGATAGAGTTGGAAGCATTGAAAAGGGCAAAGACGCCGATATTGCGGTTTTTGATGGAAGCCCGATTGAAATAAAAACAAAGACTAAATATGTATTTATAAATGGTGAAATAGTATATAAAGCATAA
- a CDS encoding Tex family protein, with translation MDRITLTLKQEFNLKDFQVLNTIKLIDEGNTIPFIARYRKEVTGSLSDEVLRNFYDRLTYLRNLEEKKQDTIRLIDEQGKLTDDIKTKIENSKTLQEIDDIYRPFRPKRRTRATIAKEKGLEGLAKLIADGNIKEGNPEDYALKYLNENVQTIEEVYQGAQDIIAEDISDNAEIRKYIRDYTWNNGLIITEALKEEKSPYEMYYDYKEAVKKIPSHRILAINRAEREKFISVKIDVDTNKIINDIITSNVKNDSIFKEYHINAINDSYKRLISPSIERDIRNTLTEKAEEKAISVFKQNLKSLLLQPPVKGYVVMGFDPAYRTGCKIAVVDVTGKLLDTATVYPTPPQNDIEGAKKVLKDLIEKYNVGLISLGNGTASRESEQFIADLIKELDMSLKHVIVNEAGASVYSASELGTEEFPDINVSLRGAISMARRLQDPLAELVKIDPKSIGVGQYQHDVNQKMLGEALNGVVEDCVNSVGVDLNTASVSLLKYVSGINSSIAKNIVEYRNEIGVFKDRKQLKKVKRLGEAAFTQCAGFLRIINGDNIFDSTGVHPERYEVLDTLLEKFKYKKDELNSNNLREFAHRLEDYGLNKISEEYEIGLPTLKDIVNELKKPGRDPREELPKPILMSDVMTIEQLKPGMELMGTVRNVVDFGCFVDIGVHTDGLVHISEMSQNYIKHPLDVVSVGDIVKVKVLDVDIDRNRISLSMK, from the coding sequence ATGGATAGGATAACCTTGACTTTAAAACAGGAGTTTAATTTAAAGGATTTTCAGGTTCTAAATACTATAAAGCTTATTGATGAAGGTAATACGATACCATTTATTGCAAGATACAGAAAAGAAGTGACAGGAAGCCTTTCTGACGAAGTTCTAAGAAATTTTTATGATAGGCTTACATATTTGAGAAATCTTGAAGAGAAAAAGCAGGATACAATAAGATTAATCGATGAGCAAGGAAAACTTACTGATGACATAAAAACAAAAATCGAAAATAGCAAAACACTACAAGAAATTGATGATATATATAGACCATTCAGACCCAAAAGACGAACAAGGGCAACTATTGCGAAAGAAAAAGGTCTAGAAGGATTAGCTAAATTGATTGCCGATGGAAACATAAAAGAAGGCAATCCAGAAGATTATGCATTGAAATATTTAAATGAAAATGTGCAAACTATTGAAGAAGTCTATCAGGGAGCACAGGATATAATAGCTGAAGATATTTCAGATAATGCGGAAATAAGAAAATACATAAGGGATTACACGTGGAATAATGGATTAATAATAACAGAAGCTTTGAAAGAAGAAAAATCACCGTATGAGATGTACTATGACTATAAAGAGGCTGTTAAAAAAATACCATCACATAGAATTTTGGCTATTAATAGGGCTGAGAGAGAAAAATTTATTTCAGTGAAAATTGATGTAGATACTAACAAGATAATAAATGACATAATAACTTCTAATGTCAAAAATGATTCAATTTTTAAGGAATATCATATAAATGCTATAAATGATTCATACAAAAGGCTTATATCACCATCTATAGAAAGAGACATTAGAAATACACTAACAGAAAAGGCAGAAGAAAAGGCCATCAGCGTATTTAAGCAAAACCTAAAAAGCCTTCTCCTACAACCTCCTGTAAAAGGGTATGTTGTAATGGGATTTGACCCTGCGTATAGGACGGGATGTAAAATAGCAGTAGTTGATGTGACAGGCAAGCTTCTCGATACTGCAACGGTATATCCCACACCACCGCAAAATGACATTGAAGGTGCTAAAAAGGTATTAAAAGATTTAATTGAGAAGTACAATGTAGGTCTAATATCTCTTGGAAATGGTACAGCATCACGAGAAAGTGAGCAATTCATAGCAGATCTTATTAAAGAGTTAGATATGTCATTGAAACATGTCATCGTAAATGAAGCAGGTGCATCGGTTTATTCTGCATCAGAACTTGGAACGGAGGAATTTCCTGATATCAATGTAAGCTTAAGAGGAGCAATATCAATGGCGAGGAGGCTACAGGATCCGCTTGCAGAACTTGTGAAGATTGATCCAAAATCGATAGGTGTTGGACAGTATCAGCATGATGTAAATCAAAAAATGCTCGGTGAGGCACTAAATGGAGTTGTCGAGGATTGTGTTAATAGCGTTGGTGTGGATTTAAATACGGCATCTGTATCACTTTTAAAATATGTATCTGGAATAAATTCATCTATTGCTAAGAATATAGTTGAATATCGCAACGAAATTGGCGTATTTAAAGACCGAAAACAGCTGAAAAAAGTAAAAAGGCTTGGGGAAGCTGCGTTTACTCAATGTGCTGGCTTTTTAAGGATAATTAATGGCGATAATATCTTTGATTCGACAGGAGTTCACCCCGAAAGATATGAAGTATTAGATACACTACTTGAAAAGTTTAAATATAAAAAAGATGAATTAAATTCTAATAATTTGAGGGAATTTGCTCATAGACTTGAAGATTATGGGTTAAATAAAATCTCAGAAGAATATGAAATAGGCTTACCAACTTTAAAAGATATCGTAAATGAGCTGAAAAAACCCGGAAGAGACCCTAGAGAAGAGCTTCCAAAACCTATACTTATGTCAGATGTAATGACAATAGAACAGCTAAAACCTGGTATGGAGCTTATGGGTACAGTCAGAAATGTTGTTGATTTCGGATGCTTTGTTGATATAGGTGTGCACACTGATGGGCTCGTTCATATATCGGAGATGTCACAAAATTATATTAAACATCCATTAGATGTAGTATCTGTAGGTGATATTGTAAAAGTGAAAGTTCTTGATGTAGATATTGATAGAAATAGAATATCCCTTTCAATGAAATAA
- the prfB gene encoding peptide chain release factor 2 (programmed frameshift): MLEDYKAEVANMINTINEMGASLDIEGAKREVAEIDKKMADPDFWNDLKKSQELSKKSKDLKELISEYNSLVKAWEDLNALIELGLEEDDESLTHEVEHEYKELDKRIKEMKIKTLLSGPYDRSNAILSIHAGAGGTEAQDWTEMLLRMYMRWATQKNYEVETVDYLPGDDAGVKNVTIMVKGAFAYGYLKCEAGVHRLVRISPFDAAGRRHTSFALVEVLPEIDDDIHVDIRPEDLKVDTYRSSGAGGQHVNKTESAIRITHLPTGIIVQCQSERSQISNKETAMKMLKAKLMDLMIKEQKEKIDDLKGEHKEAGWGNQIRSYVFQPYTLVKDHRTNYEVGNVNAVMDGDIDEFINAYLKQQVS, from the exons GTGTTAGAGGATTATAAAGCAGAAGTTGCAAATATGATAAACACTATAAACGAAATGGGGGCTTCTCTT GACATAGAAGGTGCCAAAAGAGAAGTTGCAGAAATAGATAAAAAGATGGCAGATCCAGATTTCTGGAATGACCTTAAGAAATCTCAGGAGCTATCTAAAAAATCTAAAGACTTAAAAGAGCTTATATCAGAATATAATTCACTTGTAAAAGCTTGGGAAGATTTAAATGCATTGATAGAATTAGGGCTTGAAGAAGATGATGAATCACTTACACATGAGGTTGAACATGAGTATAAAGAGCTTGATAAAAGGATAAAAGAGATGAAGATAAAGACACTTTTAAGTGGACCTTATGACAGAAGCAATGCTATACTTTCTATACATGCTGGTGCAGGTGGTACAGAAGCACAGGATTGGACAGAGATGCTCTTACGCATGTATATGAGGTGGGCTACTCAAAAAAATTATGAAGTTGAAACAGTAGATTATCTGCCCGGTGATGATGCAGGTGTTAAAAATGTCACTATAATGGTAAAAGGTGCTTTTGCATACGGATACCTTAAATGTGAAGCTGGTGTCCACAGATTAGTCAGGATATCTCCATTCGATGCAGCTGGTAGAAGGCATACATCTTTTGCACTTGTTGAAGTTTTACCTGAGATAGATGACGACATCCATGTAGATATTAGACCAGAAGATTTAAAAGTAGATACCTACAGGTCATCAGGTGCCGGTGGCCAGCATGTCAATAAGACTGAATCAGCCATAAGGATAACGCATTTACCAACGGGAATTATCGTTCAATGTCAATCAGAGCGTTCCCAGATATCCAACAAGGAGACAGCAATGAAGATGCTTAAGGCAAAATTGATGGACCTTATGATAAAGGAGCAGAAAGAAAAGATAGATGACCTAAAAGGTGAACACAAAGAAGCAGGATGGGGAAACCAAATAAGGTCCTATGTATTTCAACCGTATACACTTGTAAAAGACCATAGGACGAATTATGAAGTAGGGAATGTCAATGCCGTAATGGATGGGGATATTGACGAATTTATCAATGCGTATTTGAAGCAGCAAGTATCATAA
- the tsaE gene encoding tRNA (adenosine(37)-N6)-threonylcarbamoyltransferase complex ATPase subunit type 1 TsaE, which yields MKIKIATKNAKETENLGVKLGKLLKKGDIVLLSGNLGTGKTVLTKGIAKGMGILDYVTSPTFMIVNEHMGNTPLYHFDVYRIEDYTELYDIGYEEYFYGNGVCVIEWPEKIKPLIPKEYLYVHIDSGSTDDERVIEIAPCGKKYEDILKEMK from the coding sequence ATGAAAATAAAAATTGCAACAAAAAATGCTAAAGAAACCGAAAATTTGGGTGTTAAACTAGGAAAATTATTAAAAAAAGGTGATATAGTATTACTTTCAGGAAATCTCGGTACCGGTAAAACTGTTTTAACAAAAGGTATTGCAAAAGGTATGGGGATTTTAGATTATGTGACAAGCCCGACATTTATGATTGTGAATGAACATATGGGCAATACACCATTATACCATTTTGATGTTTACAGGATAGAGGATTATACGGAATTATACGATATAGGTTATGAGGAGTATTTTTACGGCAATGGTGTTTGTGTTATAGAGTGGCCTGAAAAAATAAAACCGCTTATTCCCAAAGAATATCTTTACGTACATATAGATTCAGGTTCTACCGATGATGAAAGAGTTATAGAAATTGCGCCTTGCGGGAAAAAGTATGAAGATATACTTAAGGAGATGAAATGA
- the arcC gene encoding carbamate kinase, whose amino-acid sequence MEEKVVIALGGNALQDKNTPPTAEAQLDVVKRTAGYIVDIIEKGYSIIITHGNGPQVGNIVIQNETASNVIPAMPFDVCGAESQGMIGYMIQQCLGEVFKERNIDRDVATIVTQVVVDKNDPAFLKPTKPIGPFYSKEEAEILKKCKGYEMVEDSGRGYRRVVASPDPKEIVELKTIKLLENNGVIVITAGGGGIPVIRENGSLRGVAAVIDKDLASEKLAEDINADILLILTAVEKVYINYKKPNEKALGEISVEEAQKYLDEGQFVPGSMLPKVKASIRFAKSKPGRKAIITSLEKASDALSGRAGTVIKS is encoded by the coding sequence ATGGAGGAAAAAGTAGTTATAGCACTTGGGGGAAATGCTTTGCAGGATAAAAATACTCCGCCTACTGCGGAAGCTCAGCTTGATGTCGTTAAAAGGACAGCAGGATATATTGTAGATATAATAGAAAAAGGCTATTCTATCATAATAACACATGGAAATGGCCCGCAGGTTGGTAATATTGTAATACAAAATGAAACAGCTTCAAATGTAATACCTGCCATGCCATTTGATGTATGTGGTGCTGAAAGTCAAGGTATGATAGGATATATGATACAGCAATGCCTTGGAGAAGTTTTTAAGGAGAGAAATATAGATAGAGATGTTGCAACAATTGTTACACAGGTTGTAGTTGATAAAAATGATCCGGCTTTTTTGAAACCAACAAAACCAATAGGACCATTTTATTCAAAAGAAGAAGCCGAAATACTTAAAAAGTGCAAGGGCTATGAAATGGTAGAAGACAGTGGAAGAGGTTATAGAAGAGTAGTTGCATCACCTGACCCTAAAGAGATCGTAGAACTTAAAACGATAAAACTTCTTGAGAATAATGGTGTTATAGTAATAACAGCAGGTGGCGGTGGTATACCTGTTATTAGAGAAAATGGAAGCTTGAGGGGAGTTGCCGCTGTTATTGATAAAGACCTTGCATCTGAAAAACTTGCGGAGGATATAAATGCAGATATTCTTTTGATACTTACCGCTGTTGAAAAAGTCTATATCAATTATAAAAAACCTAATGAAAAAGCACTCGGTGAGATTTCTGTAGAAGAAGCACAAAAATATTTAGATGAAGGCCAATTTGTACCGGGTAGCATGTTGCCGAAAGTAAAGGCTTCCATAAGATTTGCAAAATCAAAACCTGGAAGAAAAGCGATAATAACATCATTGGAAAAGGCTTCTGATGCACTTTCTGGAAGAGCAGGGACTGTTATAAAAAGTTGA